The proteins below are encoded in one region of Blochmannia endosymbiont of Camponotus (Colobopsis) obliquus:
- the rpmA gene encoding 50S ribosomal protein L27, which yields MAHKKAGGSTRNGRDSKSKRLGLKHYGGEKVNAGNIIIRQRGSKFHSGINVGCGKDYTLFALKSGIVKFTTKKNKKHHKFFVNVTNE from the coding sequence ATGGCACATAAAAAAGCTGGTGGTTCAACTCGCAATGGAAGAGATTCGAAAAGTAAACGTTTAGGTTTAAAACATTATGGCGGGGAAAAAGTAAATGCGGGTAACATAATTATACGCCAACGTGGAAGCAAATTTCATTCAGGCATAAATGTAGGTTGTGGTAAAGATTATACTTTATTTGCTTTAAAATCCGGTATAGTAAAATTTACAACAAAAAAAAACAAAAAACACCACAAATTTTTTGTTAACGTTACTAATGAATAA
- the rplU gene encoding 50S ribosomal protein L21, translating into MYAVFQNGGKQYQVTEGQTIQIEKLPTKIGEKITFNTIMIIVDTNNIQIGNPFIKNKTIEAETISHNKNKKIKIIKFKRRKHFRKTQGHRQWFTNIKIININNN; encoded by the coding sequence ATGTACGCAGTTTTTCAAAACGGTGGCAAACAATACCAGGTCACTGAAGGACAAACAATACAAATTGAAAAATTACCTACAAAAATAGGTGAAAAAATAACATTCAATACAATAATGATCATTGTTGATACGAACAATATTCAAATTGGCAATCCTTTTATCAAAAATAAAACCATTGAAGCAGAAACAATATCACATAATAAAAATAAAAAAATAAAAATTATTAAATTTAAAAGAAGAAAACATTTTCGTAAAACCCAAGGGCATCGTCAATGGTTTACAAATATAAAAATAATAAATATTAACAACAATTAA
- the ispB gene encoding octaprenyl diphosphate synthase has product MNFKEIIELVARDMSDVNIMICERLISKVSLVNKLIGHILSTGGKRIRPIIVLLISKILKYKRQHITIATLIEFIHMATLLHDDVVDHSDLRRGKVTSNIEFGNTASILVGDFIYTKAFQMMISLGSLKILSLISRAVNVIVEGELLQLTNCNNQNISIENYMQIIYRKTAKLFEVASQSSAILAGANACQEASLRNYGRYLGMSFQLVDDLLDYVADSKIFGKNIGGDLNEGRLTLPLLHAMKYSTSMESLLIKQAIGEGNSRDFLTVIVEVMHKYGSLEYTRECAKKESDKAIACLSAFKPSPYLSALKSLASIVVHRDV; this is encoded by the coding sequence ATGAATTTTAAAGAAATTATTGAATTAGTTGCGCGGGACATGTCAGATGTTAATATAATGATTTGTGAACGTCTAATTTCTAAAGTTAGTTTAGTCAATAAATTAATTGGCCATATTCTTAGTACTGGCGGCAAACGAATTAGACCTATCATTGTTTTGTTGATATCAAAAATACTTAAATATAAAAGACAGCATATTACTATAGCTACATTAATAGAATTTATTCATATGGCAACATTATTGCATGATGATGTTGTAGACCATTCTGATTTACGTCGAGGAAAAGTAACAAGTAATATAGAATTTGGTAATACTGCAAGTATTTTAGTAGGAGATTTTATATATACTAAAGCTTTTCAAATGATGATTTCATTAGGATCTTTAAAAATATTATCTTTAATATCCCGAGCAGTTAATGTAATTGTAGAAGGTGAGTTGCTGCAATTAACGAATTGTAATAATCAAAATATTTCTATAGAAAATTATATGCAAATTATTTATAGAAAAACTGCTAAATTATTCGAAGTTGCATCACAATCATCTGCTATTTTGGCAGGTGCTAATGCTTGTCAAGAAGCGTCTTTACGTAATTATGGGCGTTATTTAGGTATGTCTTTTCAGTTAGTTGATGATTTATTGGATTATGTTGCTGATAGTAAAATATTTGGTAAAAACATTGGTGGTGATCTTAATGAAGGGAGATTGACTTTGCCTCTTTTGCATGCTATGAAATATTCTACTTCAATGGAAAGTTTATTGATTAAACAGGCAATTGGGGAAGGTAATAGTAGAGATTTTTTAACAGTTATTGTTGAAGTAATGCATAAATATGGTTCTTTAGAATATACTCGTGAATGTGCAAAGAAAGAATCGGATAAAGCAATTGCTTGTTTAAGTGCATTTAAACCATCACCATATCTTAGTGCATTAAAAAGTTTAGCCAGCATAGTAGTACATCGTGATGTATAA
- the ppa gene encoding inorganic diphosphatase translates to MNFSRIPAGRKIPEDIYVIIEIPAHSSPVKYEIDKHSGLLFVDRFIKSTMSYPCNYGYINYTLSLDQDPVDVLIPTPYPLHPKSVILGRPVGMLKMIDESGKDYKIIAVPHDNISTDYKHIKDINDCSQLLREQIVYFFEHYKDLEANKWVKIIGWDDVLSAQREIVCACNRFMK, encoded by the coding sequence ATGAATTTTAGTCGAATACCAGCAGGTAGGAAAATTCCGGAAGATATTTATGTTATTATTGAAATACCTGCTCATTCCAGTCCAGTTAAATATGAAATAGATAAACATAGTGGTCTTTTATTTGTCGATAGGTTTATAAAATCTACAATGTCTTATCCTTGTAATTATGGTTATATAAATTACACTTTATCTTTAGACCAAGATCCAGTTGATGTATTGATTCCTACTCCATATCCTTTACACCCGAAGTCAGTAATACTTGGCCGCCCAGTAGGTATGTTAAAAATGATAGATGAATCTGGTAAAGATTATAAGATAATAGCGGTACCGCATGATAATATATCCACTGATTATAAGCATATTAAGGATATTAATGATTGTTCTCAATTATTACGAGAACAAATTGTTTATTTTTTTGAGCATTATAAAGATTTGGAGGCAAATAAGTGGGTAAAGATTATTGGTTGGGATGATGTTTTATCTGCTCAACGAGAGATTGTTTGCGCATGTAATCGTTTTATGAAATAA
- the greA gene encoding transcription elongation factor GreA, with the protein MNQIPMTVYGFKKLRKELNYLKNIRRPEIIKIIAEAREYGDLKENAEYHAAREQQGFCEGRIQEIETKLSHACIIDITKISPNNTVIFGSTVSIKNLNTGITQTYRIVGDDEADFKKNMISINSPIARGLIGKKDGDIVIIRTPGGEVEYKILKVEYI; encoded by the coding sequence ATGAATCAAATTCCAATGACTGTATATGGTTTTAAAAAATTAAGGAAAGAACTTAATTATTTAAAAAATATACGTCGCCCGGAGATTATTAAAATTATTGCTGAAGCTCGTGAATATGGGGATTTAAAAGAAAATGCTGAGTACCATGCTGCGCGTGAGCAACAAGGATTTTGTGAGGGGCGTATTCAAGAAATTGAAACAAAACTTTCTCATGCTTGCATTATAGATATAACTAAAATATCTCCTAATAATACAGTGATTTTTGGGTCTACAGTAAGTATTAAAAATTTAAATACAGGAATTACACAAACGTATCGTATTGTTGGTGATGATGAAGCTGATTTTAAGAAAAATATGATTTCAATTAATTCTCCTATAGCTCGTGGATTAATTGGAAAAAAGGATGGAGATATTGTAATTATTAGAACCCCGGGTGGAGAGGTGGAATATAAAATACTTAAAGTAGAATATATTTAA
- the rlmE gene encoding 23S rRNA (uridine(2552)-2'-O)-methyltransferase RlmE has translation MVMRRRSVSSSRWLYNHYNDQYVQQVFQKQLRSRSWFKLASLQCSDNFLRPGIAVIDLGSSPGGWSQYIVNKVRNIRVVACDILPMHPIKGVNFLQGDISENKVLNFLFNLLNNKKVQVILSDMSPNISGKAEIDIPKSISLGELVVDICRNVLEINGVLVVKVFQGEGFDRYLCHIRTLFTEVKVRKPHASCVNSREVYIVAKGYKL, from the coding sequence ATGGTGATGCGAAGACGTTCTGTAAGTTCTAGTAGATGGTTGTATAATCATTATAATGATCAGTATGTTCAGCAAGTTTTTCAAAAACAACTGCGATCCCGTTCTTGGTTTAAATTAGCAAGTTTACAATGTAGCGATAATTTTTTACGTCCTGGTATTGCAGTAATAGATTTAGGTTCGTCTCCTGGTGGTTGGTCGCAATATATAGTTAATAAGGTAAGAAATATCCGTGTTGTGGCTTGTGATATTTTGCCTATGCATCCCATTAAAGGAGTAAATTTTTTGCAAGGTGATATTAGTGAAAATAAAGTATTAAATTTTTTATTTAATTTATTGAATAATAAGAAGGTTCAAGTTATTTTGTCTGATATGTCTCCTAATATAAGTGGTAAAGCGGAAATTGATATTCCTAAATCCATATCTTTAGGTGAGTTAGTTGTAGATATATGTAGAAATGTTTTAGAAATTAATGGTGTTTTAGTAGTAAAAGTTTTTCAAGGAGAAGGTTTTGATAGATATTTATGTCATATACGTACTTTATTTACTGAAGTGAAAGTTCGTAAACCTCATGCTTCTTGTGTAAATTCTCGTGAAGTGTATATCGTAGCAAAAGGATATAAATTATAG
- the folP gene encoding dihydropteroate synthase, whose amino-acid sequence MINKLKINYKKPLVMGILNMSPDSFSDGGDFCSFNKAIDRAAVMVAEGADFIDVGGESTRPGASDVSDSEEASRVIPVVTELVKRFNVYISVNTSKPLVIRESACVGVHLINDVRSLNEVGALEAVIDSGLSVCIMHMQGSPNTMQINPSYEDVVQEVDAYFFKQIQRCEIAGLKKNKLIIDPGFGFGKFLKHNYQLLAHLTYFHHFGVPLLVGISRKYMVGQLMNVPPKKRVIGSIACAVIAAMQGVQIIRVHDVKETTEALKIVAHTLCYKENFFV is encoded by the coding sequence ATGATTAATAAGTTAAAGATAAATTATAAAAAACCTTTAGTTATGGGTATTTTGAATATGTCTCCGGATTCTTTTTCAGATGGAGGGGATTTTTGTTCTTTTAATAAAGCTATTGATCGTGCTGCGGTTATGGTTGCGGAAGGAGCTGATTTTATTGATGTTGGTGGAGAATCTACTAGACCTGGTGCTTCTGATGTTAGTGATAGTGAGGAAGCTTCTAGAGTAATTCCTGTAGTAACAGAGTTAGTTAAACGTTTTAATGTGTATATTTCGGTCAATACATCCAAACCTTTAGTAATAAGAGAAAGTGCGTGTGTAGGAGTACATTTAATTAATGATGTGCGGTCTCTTAACGAAGTTGGTGCGTTAGAAGCTGTTATTGATAGTGGATTATCAGTATGTATAATGCATATGCAAGGTTCTCCGAATACTATGCAAATTAATCCTTCTTATGAGGATGTTGTGCAAGAAGTGGATGCTTATTTTTTTAAACAAATTCAACGCTGTGAAATTGCTGGACTGAAAAAAAATAAATTAATAATTGATCCTGGTTTTGGATTTGGTAAGTTTTTAAAACATAATTACCAACTTTTAGCACATTTAACATATTTTCATCATTTTGGAGTTCCTTTATTAGTAGGAATATCTCGTAAATATATGGTTGGTCAATTAATGAATGTTCCTCCTAAAAAAAGAGTTATAGGTAGTATTGCATGTGCTGTAATTGCTGCTATGCAAGGTGTTCAAATTATTCGTGTTCATGACGTTAAAGAAACTACAGAGGCGCTTAAAATAGTTGCACATACACTTTGTTATAAGGAAAATTTTTTTGTATGA